TATTTCTAGGATTTGTTGAAGAGCCGTGAATCAGACTTCGAAGGAACAGATATCGTTTTCCAGAATGGTGTTTTTCACATGTAATGCCTGCGGAGAAGCCCTGAAGAAGGGACAGGTGGAAAAGCATGTGAATATGTGCCAAAACTGTCAGTGTCTGTCTTGCATGGATTGCGGGAAGGATTTCTGGTAGGTTGAAACCAGCCTGTGTCTTCACTATTTGGCACTGGGAGTCTTCTAGGGAAGCTTTTCAATAGATGTTGCAGCATCAGGCCAGCCTTATCTGAGTACAAAagttaataaaaaaattctattctattctattctaaaaggcctGGCTAGTGCGCTGCCTGGGATCTCCAGAACTGTGAGCCAGACTGGGAtgtcaaaaaaaagggggggggggctctgtgtTATTACCAAGAATTCTCCAACTTCCAGCCTGACCTGAAGGATGCAGTAGAAGCATTGGAACTATGGCTTATCACTCGCAAGCAGCATGCTTGGCTTTATAGCCATAGCAGAAAAAgctaaactaaaataaataaacatccgaTGTAGCTCAGATTATAGGGAAAGAAATCTCTAGGAACATCTGGGAAAGTAACAGAAAGGTTAATAGAGCCAAATGTGGGCAAGCTATGAAAAATTGACAGAGATAGGAAATAAGAGagttaatataatttattttgagAAAAGGTAAATTtggaaagaggagggggagaaatttaaaacttcctaaggTCAGCCTAAGTAATTGATTATCTCTTAACTTGAACGCAATCTTGAGTTTCAGCatgttgcatttgtataccgctggATTTCagcaaaaatgggggtggggaggttTAACCACTGGGAAAAAAACAGCAAATTTATCAGCAATTACAAAGCAAGTGTAATGGTGATCATTCGGATTCAAAGGCCCTCTGGAAGGACTCCATCTTCAGCTGCTTCCCAACAGCAGTGATGAAGGTTCTTACCTAATCTCTAGGAGGAGAGCACTCTATAAAGGGGTTTACCCTGGAGAAAACCTTGACATAATTTTCAGGTTTCAAGGGGattccagaataaaaacaaaaatatatttgtacttCACAATACAACTTATTTCTAACCTGCAAAATCCAAATTATGCAATATTTACAGCAGCTAAGTGGAGGCAGGCAAAAATGTCCACCAACTAGCATTGCATGGCAtaagaaaaaacattatttttttcagtcaTACCCTCTTGTGGAGCAGTTGGGAAAAAAGCTactgtatttttttggagtataagatgcacctttccccccctaaaagagggtggaaatgttggtgcgtgttatacaccaaatacagccatttttggcatcCCAAAGCCCCACCCCGCTTGTTCTATTTTTgagaaaaacaggcccatttttgccctATTTTCGCAAAAAcgatgtttttgctctcccccagCCACACTGCAagcttcccaaaccctctgcgcaccctgtttttcacaaaaacggacccatttttcagccttttttgcgaaaaatgggtcACACAGGTCGTTTGAGAGGCTCCTGAGGGCCAGGGAGGGCagaaacctttttttcctttcttacctctttgaaatcttggtgtgtcttatacactggtacatcttataatccaaaaaatatggtagcttaGACCTATCAATGTCTTTCAAGTTAGTTATGCTGCTTTAATATATTTCAGCAAAATGTTTGGGAAGAGCTCTGAAAAATGCCTTCCATTAAGGGTTATTTAAATCTGCATTTAAAATGCAGGGATGATGATTATAAATACCATGTGAAGTGCCTAAGTGAAGATCAAAAGTATGGAGGAAAGAATTACGAAGCCAAAGTCCTCAAAGGAGACGTCAAGCAGCAGGAATGGATTCAGGTGAAGTAGACCTAGCAAACCATAAactgcatttaatttttttaaaaacatacttatttgttATACCCCACACTTTCTATAATGACACCCAAGGCcaagtaaaattaaataaaactaagTAATGTAATATAATGCTATACTTAGAGTTATGTCAATTTATTAAATgaacttcagtattttaacaaTATGTAATACTGTAGCAATTCACAATACAAAATTCAATGCGACAATAGGAAATATAAAACGTTCTACTGGTGTATTACCCAGTCATATTAGCCTGATTTTCATTTGCAGAAGATTCATGAAATAATAAAGGAAACTAACATTAATGTCAAAGTTCGAGATATTTTACAACAGATGTATGCCTATGACAATATTCCACGAAAGAAACGCAAATTTCAGGTATGTTAATAGGTTAAGTATTTATGCCTCAAACCTGACCTGGTATAAGGTAGACTTTCTTTATTATGATTCCTTAAAGCAAAAGTAACTTCTCTTAAAGAATCCACATAATTCAGTGTTTCTTAAATTATACTGTGGAAAACACATGTTTTCCAAATAATTTGAAAACCCTGAgaccctatttttttttacttatttaagcCCCATTTAATTACACATTTGTGCCTCCTAGTGATCTCACTACTTGAGCCCTTCTGGCCCCATCAGTGAACACGTCTAGGGTTAAGGAGCAGAGATGCCACTGCAGGCAACCTCAGGATGGTCAGAAGGACATGCGGTTCCACTTTGGCCACTAATCACGAGTGCTGTACCCTTGAGGGGCTAAAGCCTGTGGCAAAATTATAGCAGCCTATTTGGAAAATTCTGTACATTTGGTTGTTAACAGACTCTGGAAGAAGTAGTTTTAGAACAGGTAGTTGCCTTCTGCTGATTTACTACTTTTGTCAGAAAATGCATTTGTGTTCTGGTTAAacaggggttttttccccttctgcctaAATAGAACTGGATGGCCAACAGTTTGAAAATCCACAATATTACTCTACAGGATCAAGTATGGGATATTTTTTCAGAAGCAACAAGAAAGGTAAGCAAACCAGTTACTGCTGCATTTGGAATATATTGTGATAAGCATATTGGGGGAGTGCAGGAGGAAGCTTGGGCTGGGAAAGGGCTTGGCTCAGGATGGGTCCTTGCCTAGTGACCAGTGGGTTTCATTTAATAATGGCAGTGGGAAGTGCCATGATTGCTGTTGTTAAGCTATGCGGTCACATAATGTGCCTTATGACCAGATTGTTTAACTGGAAATTACTGTTATCAACTGAGGACTTACTTGTATGTGTATTTGGGTTTAATActggaaaaaattaaaggaaataaaCTTGAAATCTGAGAAGAATTCAAGCCAGATAAAAACCGTTGTATTTGGCCTTTGAAAATCTGATAAGAGAGACAATGTAGATAGttggtaaacatttttttttctctagcaAGCTCTTTGGTAAATGAAAAACATGGATCCTGCCACCCTAGTTTCCTTTAGTTTTaataaatctcagaaaactgaccATAAATAGATTAACTGCTGTTCCCACACAGGGAGGGTAGCTGGGAACTGTTGAGCTATTGCCAGTTGAAAGTTATGTCAGTAGCCCGTGTAGAAAATCTTAAAGAGTGACGTTTTCATTTTCAGTATCCTTGGCTAGATCAAATACTGCAAAACTCTGCCTTTCAAATACATAGTTTGAAATACTCATCTTAATTTCAGTGAAACTTATTTCCCTCAAATGTTTTTGCTGCTTTGTTATCAGTTGATTTTAAGTGTCCGTTCCATGTTGGAATAGTATGTTTTGTATTGTTATATAAACTTATATTGTTATTGTGTTTGCAGTTTATTCTTTTTGCTATTTTTCtgttttggaatggttttagttgtaaTTCATTTCGAGATCTTCCAACTATTGAAACAGAAGTGTACTAGgagtaataaaaagaaatagacttCAAATGTACTAATACAATATTGGATTTGTCATGGTGATATATAATCCATTCATTTCTCCAACAGGAAACACTTGAAACCCAATctgtaaaaaatgaaattatgccTATggtatcagaaaacaatatcacaaAGACTGAGaaaccaaaagataaaaaaagtaaaaaggaatcAAAAGAGAAAAAACGTATCAGAAAGCTAAAAGCTCAGCAAGAAAATTTGAAAGGTTTAAAAGGTGAAAAATCTAGGCAAGACATTTTTGAGGAAGGCAGCATAAAAATGCCCCAGAGTAATTATTTGAAGAAGGCAAAGCAAGAATCAGCTGGCTTTGTCAAAGTGCCAAGGAAGGGAAATGGCCCAGAAGCAGAAGAAGCTGAGACAGAGGCACGTGTGAAGAAACGCAAGAACAGCTGCACAAAAGGTCCTAATGTATTTTTCACGTTCTTCCTAATTTTGAAAGCTCAAAATCCATTTATCTTCCTCCATTAAATAATTATCagggaaagaaaatgaaatgggCTCTTTAAAGGCAGGGAGCAGAACTGGAAGAATTTTCATGTGAGGACTGAAAGCTAGTGAAATTAACAGCCCTGGGGAAGGCACTACATTAAGGAAcaggaggtggtttttttttgttggaaTTAGACCCAGCAATGGAGAATAATGTGTAACTCAGAGCTGAGAGGTTGGGACCTTAAGTGTTCCCTGGGCTTGGcttttttcttgcaaacgttaaCATTTCAGTGACATTGCcacattgggtaatgaaatatttgtaaAGAGAAAAGCAGATTCAGCTGCTATCAAGATTTTAACATGATGATGGTTCTCACCAAAAAGagccttctattttttaaaaaatttcttcatATATCTCTCCCTACTCCCCTATATTACAGATGAGTCTCCCATTCCCACCAAAATAATGAGCTGCTTTGAAgtggaagaaaacaaa
This DNA window, taken from Ahaetulla prasina isolate Xishuangbanna chromosome 8, ASM2864084v1, whole genome shotgun sequence, encodes the following:
- the LYAR gene encoding cell growth-regulating nucleolar protein, which produces MVFFTCNACGEALKKGQVEKHVNMCQNCQCLSCMDCGKDFWDDDYKYHVKCLSEDQKYGGKNYEAKVLKGDVKQQEWIQKIHEIIKETNINVKVRDILQQMYAYDNIPRKKRKFQNWMANSLKIHNITLQDQVWDIFSEATRKETLETQSVKNEIMPMVSENNITKTEKPKDKKSKKESKEKKRIRKLKAQQENLKGLKGEKSRQDIFEEGSIKMPQSNYLKKAKQESAGFVKVPRKGNGPEAEEAETEARVKKRKNSCTKDESPIPTKIMSCFEVEENKDKHQGKFNWKGTIKAVLKQAPDNELPIKKLRKKVITQYYAVTGDHQKSEEETLALFKKKVSSNPNFRILKEKVKLVK